In one Lysobacter alkalisoli genomic region, the following are encoded:
- a CDS encoding arylsulfatase has protein sequence MSDKKIARQDSLPFPPKASGSTAGRTMQESVYKPAPAERHLPEDAPNILIILIDDAGPGLPITFGGEVQTRSLDRIVAEGITYNRFHTTAMCSPTRASLLSGRNHHRIGNGQIAELANDWDGYSGHIPKSSALAAEVLKCYGYATAAWGKWHNTPAEETTVAGPFDSWPTGQGFEYFYGFLAGEASQYEPNLVRNTTVVLPPRTPEEGYHLSEDLADDAIDWLQKHRAMQPDKPFYMYWASGAIHGPHHVTKEWADRYKGKFDDGWDAYRERVFKRAKEKGWIPQNTQLTPRHPTMASWESIPESERPFQRRLMEVAAGYAEHVDVQVGRLLDEVDRLGYAENTLVFYIWGDNGSSSEGQNGTISELLAQNGIPTTVQQHIAALEELGGLDVLGSPKTDNQYHAGWAWAGSTPYKGTKLLASHFGGTRNPMAVRWPAKIKPDATPRAQFHHCNDLVPTIYEVIGITPPRVVNGIPQDPIDGTSFAYSFNDPKAEGQLLTQYFEIMGSRAIYHDGWMASAFGPRTPWLAGLPPGIHEWTPDDDDWELYNLDEDWSQANDLAATNPEKLAQLKDIFLIEATRNKVLPVGGGLWVAALHPEMRIAPPYKEWTLSGSTTRMPEFCAPALGNKPNVVTIDADIPADANGVLYKLGSAAGGLTCFVEDGILCYEYNLFLIQRTKIRAKDRLPSGKVRIEVETDYVERRPAGPLKVTLKVNGKAVAEGTVPVSAPLLFTANDCLDIGVALGSPVSLDYCDKAPFKFNGTIDQVHVKYVEAT, from the coding sequence ATGAGCGACAAGAAGATTGCGAGGCAGGACTCCCTGCCGTTTCCGCCCAAGGCATCCGGAAGCACTGCGGGCCGCACCATGCAGGAGTCCGTCTACAAGCCTGCCCCGGCGGAGCGGCATCTGCCAGAAGACGCACCCAACATCCTGATCATCCTCATCGACGATGCCGGCCCTGGATTGCCCATTACCTTCGGCGGCGAGGTGCAAACCAGATCGCTGGACCGCATCGTCGCAGAAGGTATCACCTACAACCGTTTCCATACGACGGCCATGTGCTCGCCAACGCGTGCCTCGCTCCTGTCCGGGCGAAATCACCACCGCATCGGAAACGGCCAGATCGCCGAACTCGCCAACGATTGGGACGGCTATTCCGGGCACATCCCGAAAAGTAGCGCGCTGGCGGCGGAAGTCCTGAAATGCTACGGCTATGCAACCGCCGCGTGGGGAAAATGGCACAACACCCCAGCCGAAGAAACCACGGTCGCCGGACCGTTCGATAGTTGGCCCACCGGTCAGGGCTTCGAGTATTTCTACGGGTTCCTGGCGGGAGAAGCATCCCAGTACGAACCCAACCTCGTGCGCAACACCACAGTAGTGCTGCCGCCAAGAACTCCGGAGGAGGGTTACCACCTCAGCGAGGATCTTGCCGACGACGCAATCGACTGGTTGCAGAAGCACCGCGCGATGCAACCAGACAAGCCGTTCTACATGTACTGGGCAAGCGGCGCCATCCACGGTCCGCACCATGTCACGAAGGAATGGGCAGACCGCTACAAGGGCAAGTTCGACGACGGCTGGGATGCCTACCGGGAGCGTGTGTTCAAGCGCGCGAAGGAAAAAGGCTGGATTCCCCAGAACACGCAGTTGACGCCACGCCATCCAACGATGGCCTCGTGGGAGAGCATTCCGGAAAGCGAGCGGCCATTCCAGCGCCGTCTGATGGAGGTGGCTGCCGGTTATGCCGAACACGTGGACGTGCAGGTGGGCCGCTTGCTCGATGAAGTCGACAGGCTCGGCTACGCCGAGAACACGCTGGTGTTCTACATCTGGGGCGACAACGGTTCCTCGTCCGAGGGTCAGAACGGAACCATCAGCGAACTGCTGGCCCAGAACGGCATTCCTACGACGGTGCAGCAGCACATCGCGGCGCTCGAGGAGCTCGGCGGCCTTGACGTGCTGGGCTCTCCGAAGACCGACAACCAGTACCATGCCGGATGGGCGTGGGCCGGCAGCACGCCCTACAAGGGCACCAAGTTGCTTGCTTCGCACTTCGGCGGAACGCGCAATCCAATGGCAGTGCGCTGGCCCGCAAAGATCAAGCCGGACGCGACTCCCAGGGCCCAGTTCCACCATTGCAACGACCTGGTCCCCACGATCTACGAGGTAATCGGCATCACGCCGCCACGCGTGGTGAATGGCATCCCGCAGGATCCCATCGACGGGACCAGCTTTGCCTACTCATTCAATGATCCGAAGGCCGAGGGGCAGTTGCTCACGCAGTACTTCGAGATCATGGGCAGCCGAGCCATCTACCACGACGGATGGATGGCCTCAGCCTTCGGGCCACGTACGCCCTGGCTGGCGGGCTTGCCGCCGGGCATTCACGAATGGACGCCCGACGACGACGACTGGGAGCTCTACAACCTGGACGAGGATTGGAGCCAGGCCAACGACCTCGCGGCGACGAATCCGGAAAAGCTTGCACAACTCAAGGACATCTTCCTGATCGAGGCCACGCGCAACAAAGTGCTTCCTGTCGGCGGAGGACTGTGGGTTGCGGCGCTGCATCCGGAGATGCGCATCGCGCCGCCGTACAAGGAGTGGACGCTCTCCGGCAGTACGACGCGCATGCCGGAGTTCTGTGCGCCTGCGCTTGGCAACAAGCCGAACGTGGTCACCATCGATGCCGACATTCCGGCCGATGCCAACGGCGTGTTGTACAAGCTTGGCTCGGCCGCGGGCGGGCTCACCTGCTTCGTGGAAGACGGCATCCTCTGCTACGAGTACAACCTGTTCCTCATCCAGCGTACCAAGATCCGCGCCAAGGACAGGTTGCCATCGGGCAAGGTCAGGATCGAGGTGGAGACCGACTACGTCGAACGCCGGCCAGCCGGTCCTTTGAAGGTGACCTTGAAGGTGAACGGAAAAGCGGTAGCCGAGGGCACGGTCCCGGTCAGCGCGCCGTTGCTGTTCACCGCCAACGACTGCCTCGACATCGGCGTTGCGCTCGGCTCGCCGGTTTCGCTCGACTACTGCGACAAGGCGCCGTTCAAGTTCAACGGCACCATCGATCAGGTGCATGTGAAGTACGTCGAGGCAACTTAG
- a CDS encoding YidH family protein: protein MNESQPSNPGLPEDLARSIEGKDSGTASTLLSTHRTRLSIKRTGLADLRSHLANERTHVAYLRTSISLIGFGITINRFSIFLQEHGKLASDQTGPMLRSSEHAGAGMVVIGLALIVWSLYRYWHVNQDIETARFRPLHRAVIMLTVLLVLAGGFTAFWLFIQQ from the coding sequence GTGAACGAGTCCCAGCCATCCAATCCCGGCCTGCCCGAGGACCTGGCGCGCTCGATCGAAGGCAAGGACAGCGGCACCGCGTCGACGCTGCTGTCGACGCACCGCACCAGGCTGTCGATCAAGCGCACCGGGCTGGCCGACCTGCGCTCGCATCTGGCCAACGAGCGCACGCACGTGGCCTATTTGCGGACATCGATCTCGCTGATCGGCTTCGGAATAACCATCAATCGCTTCAGCATTTTCCTGCAGGAGCACGGAAAGCTGGCCTCGGACCAGACCGGGCCGATGCTGCGCAGCTCCGAGCACGCGGGCGCCGGTATGGTCGTCATCGGCTTGGCGTTGATCGTTTGGTCGCTATACCGCTACTGGCACGTCAACCAGGACATCGAGACCGCACGGTTCAGGCCACTGCATCGCGCGGTGATCATGCTCACCGTGCTGCTGGTGCTTGCAGGCGGATTCACGGCGTTCTGGTTGTTCATCCAACAGTAG
- a CDS encoding DUF1622 domain-containing protein, whose protein sequence is MEEVFKTLAEYVALTLEAISILVVAVGGLEAAYRSLWPMLRGHVSHGMRRAAWLGLARWLLLGLEFMLAADVVRTAITPDWQAIGQLGAIAVIRTFLNYFLERDLEAASHVQEAA, encoded by the coding sequence TTGGAAGAAGTCTTCAAAACCTTGGCCGAGTACGTCGCGCTTACATTGGAAGCGATTTCGATCCTGGTCGTCGCCGTCGGTGGCCTGGAGGCGGCGTACCGGTCGCTGTGGCCGATGCTGCGCGGACACGTCAGCCATGGGATGCGCCGGGCTGCCTGGCTGGGCCTGGCACGCTGGCTGTTGCTGGGGCTGGAATTCATGCTTGCCGCCGATGTCGTGCGTACCGCCATCACTCCGGACTGGCAGGCGATCGGCCAGCTTGGTGCGATCGCGGTGATCCGCACCTTCCTCAACTATTTCCTCGAGCGCGATCTCGAGGCCGCATCGCATGTGCAGGAGGCCGCGTGA
- a CDS encoding formylglycine-generating enzyme family protein translates to MNAVTRPANVATLDEAPAPGMVWVPPGEFRMGSDYHYPEEAPAHPVEVDGFWMDIAPVTNAQFRRFVEATGYVTFCEVPPNEADYPNADPALLVAASVVFVPPPHRVGLHDHYQWWQLVPGADWRHPQGPDSSIDGRDDHPVVHVAYADIEAYARWAGKQLPTEAEFEWAARGGGGDSEYAWGDELAPGGKHLANTWQGEFPWQNLAEDGHIGTSPVGAYPASAYGLVDLIGNVWEWTCDWYSPRHPQAALKACCIPSNPRGGARDASYDPAQPHIRIPRKVMKGGSHLCAPNYCQRYRPAARMSQPVDTSTSHLGFRCVVRSVTSGE, encoded by the coding sequence ATGAATGCCGTGACCCGGCCCGCCAACGTGGCGACGCTTGATGAAGCACCCGCGCCCGGCATGGTCTGGGTGCCGCCCGGCGAGTTCCGCATGGGCTCGGATTACCACTATCCGGAGGAAGCGCCAGCACATCCGGTCGAAGTAGACGGATTCTGGATGGATATCGCGCCGGTGACCAATGCCCAGTTCCGGCGTTTCGTCGAGGCCACCGGCTACGTCACCTTCTGCGAAGTCCCTCCGAACGAGGCCGACTACCCGAACGCCGACCCGGCGTTGCTGGTGGCGGCATCGGTGGTGTTCGTGCCGCCACCGCATCGTGTGGGGCTGCACGATCACTACCAGTGGTGGCAGCTGGTTCCCGGCGCCGACTGGCGGCACCCGCAAGGGCCGGACAGTTCGATCGACGGCCGCGACGATCATCCCGTCGTGCATGTCGCCTATGCCGACATCGAAGCGTACGCAAGGTGGGCAGGCAAGCAGCTCCCTACCGAAGCCGAGTTCGAATGGGCGGCGCGCGGCGGTGGCGGCGACAGCGAGTACGCCTGGGGCGATGAACTCGCGCCGGGCGGCAAACACCTGGCCAACACCTGGCAAGGCGAATTCCCTTGGCAGAACCTGGCCGAGGACGGACACATTGGTACGTCACCCGTGGGCGCCTATCCGGCCAGTGCCTATGGGCTGGTAGACCTGATCGGCAACGTCTGGGAATGGACCTGCGACTGGTACAGCCCGCGTCATCCGCAAGCTGCACTCAAGGCCTGCTGCATCCCCAGCAATCCTCGTGGAGGCGCACGTGATGCCAGCTACGACCCTGCGCAGCCGCACATCCGTATTCCACGCAAGGTCATGAAGGGCGGTTCGCATTTGTGCGCACCGAACTACTGCCAGCGCTATCGCCCGGCCGCACGCATGTCGCAGCCGGTGGACACGTCCACCTCGCATCTTGGTTTTCGTTGCGTTGTCCGCAGCGTCACATCCGGGGAGTAG
- a CDS encoding DUF4136 domain-containing protein gives MKSFSRIVLTAGLSLLLVACATGPKITSDYDRSANFAAYRSFGFYEPLGTDQAGYESLITQTLKAAVRGEMEARGYTYAETGADLLVNFNGRLAQRTDISQVPVAPMYYGYRRGFYSGWGGYETHVDQYVEGTLNVDLIDAQHKQLVWEGVAVGRVTRKSQEDRQAAIRAAVAEIFAKYPFKAGG, from the coding sequence ATGAAGTCATTTTCGCGCATCGTTCTGACGGCCGGGCTTTCGCTTCTGTTGGTGGCTTGCGCTACCGGGCCCAAGATCACCTCGGACTACGACCGCAGTGCCAACTTCGCCGCTTACCGAAGCTTTGGCTTCTACGAGCCGCTGGGTACTGACCAGGCCGGTTACGAATCATTGATCACGCAGACACTGAAGGCCGCCGTGCGCGGGGAAATGGAAGCGCGCGGCTATACGTACGCGGAGACCGGCGCCGACCTGCTGGTCAACTTCAACGGTCGGTTGGCGCAGCGCACCGACATCAGCCAGGTCCCTGTAGCACCGATGTACTACGGCTACCGGCGTGGCTTCTACAGCGGGTGGGGCGGGTACGAGACCCACGTGGACCAGTACGTCGAGGGCACGCTCAACGTCGATCTCATCGATGCGCAGCACAAGCAGCTGGTGTGGGAAGGGGTGGCCGTCGGCCGCGTCACCAGGAAATCGCAGGAAGACCGTCAGGCCGCGATCCGCGCCGCTGTAGCCGAGATCTTCGCGAAGTATCCGTTCAAGGCCGGAGGCTGA
- a CDS encoding response regulator transcription factor: MIDDDAAVRNGLVRLIRSAGWNATPFASAEEFLASDATDDLGCIVLDIRMPGLTGPELHAWMREHDISLPVIYLSGFCDIRTSVQAMKLGASDVLEKPADADVLLQAIAAAVERHRQDCSRRQASDAFGTRLGTLSVREREVMNHVILGRLNKQIAADLGISEKTVKVHRGRMMAKMRVRSVAELVHQCDQFGIAEPEAA; the protein is encoded by the coding sequence TTGATCGACGACGATGCAGCCGTGCGCAACGGCCTGGTCCGGCTGATTCGTTCGGCCGGATGGAACGCGACGCCGTTCGCGTCCGCGGAAGAGTTTCTCGCCTCCGACGCTACCGATGACCTGGGCTGCATCGTGCTCGACATCCGCATGCCCGGACTCACCGGCCCGGAGTTGCACGCCTGGATGCGCGAGCACGACATTTCGTTGCCCGTGATCTATCTTTCCGGCTTTTGCGACATCCGCACGAGCGTCCAGGCAATGAAACTGGGGGCTTCCGATGTGCTCGAGAAGCCCGCCGATGCCGATGTCCTGCTGCAGGCGATCGCTGCCGCCGTCGAACGCCATCGTCAAGACTGTTCCCGCCGCCAGGCCTCCGATGCGTTCGGCACCCGGCTCGGAACGCTGTCCGTGCGCGAACGCGAGGTCATGAACCACGTGATCCTCGGGCGGCTGAACAAACAGATCGCCGCCGACCTTGGCATCTCCGAGAAGACGGTGAAGGTGCACCGCGGCCGGATGATGGCGAAGATGCGTGTGCGCTCCGTCGCCGAACTGGTTCACCAATGCGACCAGTTCGGTATCGCGGAGCCGGAAGCAGCCTGA
- a CDS encoding response regulator transcription factor, with the protein MVKREVAATVVYIVDDDAAVREGFARLLRSAGLAPRPYGSPEQFLEEVINTPDACVLLDITMPRMTGADVQARLSSLEIALPVITVSARDDAETRSWARELGARMFLRKPVDDQALIDAINWVTGSNHDR; encoded by the coding sequence GTGGTCAAGCGCGAAGTAGCAGCCACGGTGGTCTACATCGTCGACGACGACGCTGCCGTGCGCGAAGGTTTCGCCCGGCTCCTCCGTTCGGCGGGGCTGGCCCCACGCCCCTATGGATCGCCGGAGCAGTTCCTTGAGGAAGTAATCAATACCCCGGACGCCTGTGTGCTGCTGGACATCACCATGCCACGCATGACCGGCGCCGACGTCCAGGCACGCCTGTCCAGTCTTGAGATCGCCTTGCCGGTGATCACCGTCTCGGCCCGCGACGATGCCGAGACGCGATCCTGGGCGCGCGAGCTCGGGGCGCGCATGTTCCTGCGCAAACCGGTCGACGACCAGGCCCTTATCGATGCGATCAACTGGGTGACCGGCAGCAACCACGACCGTTGA
- a CDS encoding PAS domain S-box protein — MDWVDILWPLMGGVSLTLGLIHVLIWFRLRNQPAFLMFALAAGAIAVLSVFELSLMRAQTPQQYAAILRQAQLPVLLVLVSLIGFVLLHFRAGRPWLGFTAFALRVGSLLPGLVSGGSLRFLNIEELRQVELWGGAVVAVPVGNASPWLLLAQASELVLVLFLADAIASVWRRTRDHSERRRAMLVCGSMIVFVLIAGALASLVAFGRVHAPLMVNIPFLGVLIVMSLELGGRVARSFWLERRLEESQSTLRGSEERFRSTAEAVGLGLWIWDAQSSQTWLTEVGSAMIGMPVGERLSRESLLSRIHPGDRAALLQARDDALLHTGRFECEYRLPQPGGGVRWIAASGRVEYDPLGAPKCLRGVIIDISERRQAEELFRVVFENSPIAKLMVDGDGCIVLANIQAARVFGHDRADLLDQHIDRLVPELRAERSHRGVWVMDTPGIPPARELPGYRKDGSNVPIEVTVSPIVVDGKQFVLASIHDISKRVSIQNEVAVQREELTHLSRIALLGEMSGSLAHELNQPLTAVLSNAQAALRFLDNDRPDLHEVHACLTQIVESDKRAGEIIRRLRAMLRKEQVSYEELQVNDVVHDVLRLINSDLLNRNVSVRLNLASPLPSVSGDRVQLQQVLLNLVINACDAMDQIETDRALAILTRSTEDPGVEILVSDVGRGIPPDDLEGVFAPFTTSKPQGLGLGLAVCRTIIHAHHGTLVAVNNPGVGATLKILLPACSAGSDEAFRNAPGSREFQKSS, encoded by the coding sequence ATGGACTGGGTCGACATTCTCTGGCCGTTGATGGGAGGGGTGAGCCTGACCCTCGGCCTCATCCACGTGCTGATCTGGTTCCGGCTGCGCAACCAGCCCGCATTCCTGATGTTTGCCCTGGCTGCAGGCGCGATCGCAGTGTTGTCGGTCTTCGAACTGTCCCTGATGCGCGCCCAGACACCACAGCAGTACGCGGCGATACTGCGCCAGGCACAACTGCCGGTCCTGCTGGTGCTCGTTTCCCTGATCGGATTCGTCCTCCTGCATTTCCGTGCAGGCCGGCCATGGCTGGGATTCACCGCGTTCGCGTTGCGCGTGGGCAGCCTGCTCCCCGGCCTGGTCTCGGGAGGAAGCCTCAGATTCCTCAATATCGAGGAACTGCGGCAGGTCGAACTTTGGGGAGGGGCCGTCGTGGCGGTGCCCGTCGGCAATGCGAGCCCTTGGCTGCTGCTCGCCCAGGCCAGCGAGCTGGTCCTGGTGCTGTTCCTCGCGGATGCGATCGCATCGGTCTGGCGACGTACGCGAGACCACTCTGAGCGACGACGCGCCATGCTCGTGTGCGGAAGCATGATCGTGTTCGTGCTGATCGCCGGTGCCCTGGCGTCGCTGGTGGCGTTCGGCCGCGTGCATGCGCCGCTGATGGTCAACATCCCGTTCCTCGGTGTGCTCATCGTGATGAGTCTCGAGCTGGGCGGGCGCGTCGCGCGCTCGTTCTGGCTCGAGCGCCGGCTGGAGGAGAGCCAGTCGACGCTGCGCGGCAGCGAGGAGCGCTTCCGGTCAACGGCGGAGGCCGTCGGACTCGGCTTGTGGATCTGGGACGCCCAAAGCAGCCAGACGTGGCTCACCGAAGTGGGCAGTGCCATGATCGGCATGCCAGTGGGCGAAAGGTTGAGCCGTGAATCGCTGCTGTCTCGCATCCATCCCGGAGACCGCGCCGCGCTCCTTCAGGCGCGAGACGACGCCCTACTCCACACCGGCAGGTTCGAGTGTGAGTACAGGCTACCGCAGCCAGGCGGTGGCGTCCGCTGGATCGCCGCCAGCGGTCGCGTCGAGTACGACCCGTTGGGCGCGCCCAAGTGCCTGCGTGGCGTGATCATCGACATCAGCGAACGGCGTCAGGCCGAAGAACTCTTCCGTGTCGTGTTCGAGAACTCCCCTATCGCCAAACTGATGGTCGATGGTGACGGCTGCATCGTGCTCGCCAATATCCAGGCGGCGCGCGTGTTCGGCCACGACCGGGCGGACCTTCTGGATCAGCACATCGACCGGCTGGTGCCGGAGCTCCGCGCGGAACGCTCGCACCGTGGCGTGTGGGTCATGGACACTCCTGGCATCCCCCCCGCGCGTGAGCTGCCTGGATACCGCAAGGACGGAAGCAACGTCCCGATAGAGGTGACTGTCAGTCCGATCGTCGTCGACGGCAAGCAGTTCGTGCTCGCTTCCATCCATGACATCAGCAAACGCGTGAGCATCCAGAATGAAGTGGCGGTCCAGCGCGAGGAGCTCACTCACCTCTCGCGCATCGCCCTTCTGGGCGAGATGTCAGGCTCGCTGGCCCATGAGCTCAATCAGCCGCTGACGGCGGTGTTGAGCAACGCCCAGGCCGCATTGCGCTTCCTCGACAACGATCGACCGGACCTGCACGAAGTGCACGCGTGCCTGACACAGATCGTCGAGAGCGACAAACGTGCGGGCGAAATCATCCGCCGGCTGCGCGCGATGCTCCGCAAGGAGCAGGTCAGCTACGAGGAGCTGCAGGTCAACGATGTCGTACACGACGTCCTGCGCCTGATCAACAGCGACCTGTTGAACCGCAACGTGTCCGTACGCCTGAATCTGGCGTCGCCACTTCCTTCGGTCAGCGGCGACCGGGTGCAGCTGCAGCAGGTGTTGCTGAACCTGGTGATCAATGCGTGCGATGCGATGGACCAGATCGAGACCGACCGTGCCCTGGCGATCCTGACCCGGAGCACGGAGGATCCCGGTGTCGAGATCCTGGTCAGCGACGTTGGACGGGGCATTCCGCCCGACGACCTGGAAGGCGTATTCGCCCCATTCACGACGAGCAAGCCGCAGGGGCTGGGTCTAGGACTGGCGGTCTGCCGAACCATCATCCACGCACACCACGGCACGCTCGTGGCAGTCAACAACCCGGGCGTGGGCGCCACCTTGAAGATCCTGTTGCCGGCGTGTTCTGCCGGATCCGACGAAGCATTTCGTAATGCTCCCGGTTCTCGAGAATTCCAAAAGTCGAGTTAG
- a CDS encoding AsmA family protein: MTPQELASSHAFAAVARHPWWSAAAVLAAAIVVLVLAWDWNWFKGPVERIVQARTQRSFEIGGDLDVKPGRVTLVRADALQLGNAAWSEHPGMASAERLELRLQTLPLLIGRVRAPEIRLTKPRLLLEANPEGGGNWDFATGGDGDPIRLRRLWIDDGRLRFLDASHKTDIDLAVSSSKPPPGTSVAPIGIAGGGHWKGAAFELEGHAQSPLALQDDDPSYRIDLQARAGDTRAHARGELVDPLRLQGFDLRLKLSGQDLEDLYPLIGIALPPTPPYTLDGRFSRDDDTWHYDGFSGTVGDSDLAGSASVTVGGTRPYLRADLVSKRLDFDDLAGFVGGTPRLDADGSGDGGGRPEPDRRNSGNRVLPDTPYELDKLRAMDAQVRLRALRINAPRLPLDGMDARLKLEAGVLQLQPLDFGVAGGHVRADIHMDARQDTIRTRVDGEVRSLDLGKLFPDVRLTQDAIGKIGGSLKISGTGNSVAQILGSADGDVAIGMGRGQISNLLLEYAGLDIAEALRFLLTGDRKVPIRCAFGDFAVKDGIMDARTLAFDTTDTLIVGKGNINLREETFDLELRPRPKDRSILALRSPLVLEGTFRDPDFHPDMGRLGVRGAIALTLGSIAPPAALLAMLELGGGQDHDCGGQYAK; this comes from the coding sequence ATGACACCGCAAGAGCTAGCCTCCTCCCACGCGTTCGCGGCAGTTGCACGCCATCCCTGGTGGAGCGCCGCCGCGGTACTGGCCGCGGCCATCGTCGTGCTGGTGCTGGCGTGGGACTGGAACTGGTTCAAGGGTCCCGTTGAACGGATCGTCCAGGCACGCACCCAGCGCAGTTTCGAGATCGGCGGAGATCTGGACGTGAAGCCCGGTCGCGTCACCCTGGTCCGCGCCGATGCATTGCAGTTGGGCAACGCCGCGTGGTCGGAGCATCCGGGCATGGCCAGTGCCGAACGTCTGGAGTTGCGGCTGCAGACGTTGCCGCTGCTCATTGGTCGCGTGCGCGCGCCCGAGATCCGGCTGACGAAGCCACGATTGCTCCTGGAAGCCAATCCCGAGGGTGGTGGCAACTGGGATTTCGCGACCGGTGGTGATGGCGACCCGATCCGGCTGCGCAGGCTGTGGATCGACGACGGCCGACTCCGGTTCCTGGATGCGTCGCACAAGACCGATATCGACCTGGCTGTCTCCAGCAGCAAACCGCCGCCCGGGACCTCCGTCGCCCCCATCGGGATTGCCGGCGGCGGCCACTGGAAAGGGGCCGCGTTCGAGCTCGAAGGCCATGCCCAATCACCGTTGGCATTGCAGGACGACGACCCGTCCTATCGCATCGATCTCCAGGCACGGGCCGGCGACACCCGGGCGCACGCGCGCGGCGAGCTGGTCGACCCGCTGCGGTTGCAAGGCTTCGATCTGCGCTTGAAGTTGTCGGGGCAGGATCTGGAGGACCTCTATCCACTGATCGGTATCGCGCTGCCGCCGACGCCCCCCTACACGCTCGACGGCCGCTTCAGCCGCGACGATGACACCTGGCATTACGACGGCTTCAGCGGCACGGTCGGCGACAGCGACCTTGCCGGCTCCGCCAGTGTCACCGTCGGCGGCACCCGCCCTTACCTGCGTGCCGACCTGGTGTCGAAGCGGCTGGATTTCGATGACCTCGCCGGTTTTGTCGGCGGCACGCCACGACTGGATGCCGACGGGAGCGGTGATGGAGGCGGCCGGCCGGAACCGGACCGGCGCAACAGCGGCAACCGTGTGCTGCCGGACACGCCCTATGAGCTGGACAAACTGCGGGCCATGGACGCACAGGTGCGCCTGCGCGCGCTTCGCATCAACGCGCCGCGATTGCCACTGGACGGGATGGATGCCCGCCTCAAACTCGAGGCTGGCGTGCTGCAGTTGCAACCGCTGGACTTCGGCGTCGCCGGCGGACATGTCCGCGCCGACATCCACATGGACGCGCGCCAGGACACCATCCGCACCCGGGTGGACGGCGAGGTCCGCAGCCTCGACCTCGGCAAGCTGTTCCCCGACGTCCGGCTTACGCAGGATGCCATCGGCAAGATCGGCGGCAGTCTCAAGATCTCGGGCACCGGCAATTCGGTGGCGCAGATCCTCGGCAGCGCGGATGGCGACGTCGCGATCGGCATGGGCCGCGGCCAGATCAGCAACCTGCTGCTCGAATATGCGGGCCTGGATATCGCCGAGGCGCTGCGCTTCCTCCTGACCGGGGATCGCAAGGTGCCGATCCGCTGCGCGTTCGGGGACTTCGCGGTCAAGGACGGCATCATGGACGCGCGCACGCTGGCCTTCGACACGACCGACACGCTCATCGTCGGTAAAGGCAACATCAACCTGCGCGAGGAAACGTTCGACCTCGAACTGCGCCCGCGTCCGAAGGACCGCAGCATCCTGGCGCTGCGCTCGCCGCTGGTACTCGAAGGCACGTTCCGCGATCCCGACTTCCACCCTGACATGGGGCGGCTTGGCGTGCGCGGCGCGATCGCGCTCACCCTGGGCAGCATCGCCCCTCCCGCTGCCCTGCTCGCCATGTTGGAACTCGGAGGGGGGCAAGACCATGATTGCGGCGGCCAATACGCCAAGTGA